The sequence GACAAGGTGCTTAGTTTCACACCAAGGCGATCAAGGTGCAAACGGGCAACTTTTTCATCAAGATGCTTAGGCAAGACATAAACCTTATTGTCATATTCATGTCCCTTGGTGAAAAGCTCAATTTGTGCCAATGTCTGGTTGGTAAATGAAGCCGACATCACAAAAGAAGGATGACCGGTTGCATTACCAAGATTAAGCAAGCGCCCTTCTGATAGGAGAAGAATACGCTTACCATCGGGGAAAGTAATCATGTCAACTTGTGGCTTAATATTGGTCCATTTAAGGTTGCGCAAAGCGGCAACTTGAATTTCATTATCAAAATGGCCAATATTACCAACAATGCACATATCTTTTAAAGCGCGCATATGCTCGATGCGGACAACATCCTTATTGCCAGTAGTTGTAACAATAATATCAGCAGTTGGTGCGGCATCTTCAAGCGTTACAACTTCATAGCCATCCATGGCTGCTTGCAATGCGCAAATTGGATCTACTTCGGTGACTTTAACCCGCGCGCCCGCACCAGAAAGGGAAGCAGCAGAACCTTTACCAACATCGCCATAACCGCAAACAACGGCAGTTTTACCAGCCATCATCACATCGGTACCACGGCGAATACCGTCAACTAACGATTCCTTACAGCCATATTTATTGTCAAATTTTGACTTGGTTACGCTGTCATTGACGTTAATGGCAGGGAAAGGCAAAAGACCCTTCTTTTCTAAATGATAAAGACGGTTAACACCTGTTGTGGTTTCTTCGGTTACACCCTTAATTGCAGCGCGTTGACGGCTAAAGAAATTTGGGCTTGCAGCAAGACGTTTCTTGATTTGCGCAAACATAACTTCTTCTTCTTCAGATTCTGGCTTTGAAAGAACATCTTCACCAGCTTCAGCGCGTGCGCCAAGCAAAATATAGGCTGTGGCATCGCCGCCATCATCCAAAATCATATTGGATGGTTCACCATCTGACCATTGGAAAATAGCATCGGTATAGGTCCAATATTCTTCCAAAGATTCACCCTTAACCGCAAATACAGGGGTGCCACCAGCCGCAATAGCTGCTGCCGCATGATCTTGAGTTGAAAAAATATTGCATGATGCCCAGCGCAATTCAGCACCAAGAGCCTTTAATGTTTCAATAAGAACGGCTGTTTGAATGGTCATATGCAGCGAGCCAGAAATGCGTGCGCCGCGTAATGGTTGGCTAGCGCCAAACTCTTCACGACACGCCATAAGGCCTGGCATTTCAGTTTCAGCAATATCGAGTTCTTTGCGACCGAAATCGGCAAGACCGATATCGCGGATCACATAATCTTGGTTGGCAGCCATGTTTTGCTCCTAAGAAAATTTAAGCCTTTAGACATTTTAATCAAAAAAATGCCTATCATAATAAATATATGTTTTGATTTTATTTTGCCGCATGAAATGCTGCATAAAATGCATTGAATGACGCGACATTAGCAAATAAAATATTAATATGCAATAATGATATAAAGATAACTTTATATGAGGTGATGTTATTGAGATTGGCTTTCATTTTGGCTTTCAACCTCATGCATTGATGTTTTGGCGATAAGCTGTTTACGAAATAGAACAGCAATAGCAAAAGAAAAGACCGCAAAAGCCAACGCAAATCGGAAAGTGTTAACCGCGTCAAAACGGTCAATTGCAAAACCGGCAACGGCTATACCAATTGCTGCACCAACGCTCATGCCAGTAATCGCCCAAGTCATGCTTTCGGTAAATTTTTGCTTGTCGGCAAGTCCTTCAAGTAATCCCATACAAATAATAATGGTTGGTGAGCATGCAGCTCCTGCAAGTAAGCAAATAGCAGTTAATACCCATAAATTATTAACAAAGAAAAACGGAATAGCTGTCACCATAATGACGCCAGACATAAATAAAAGCTGGCGATGCAAGGGGATAGTGATATTAAGCGAGCCGTAAAGAATGCCGGTGGTAAATGAGCCAAGCGCATAGGCGGTAACTGGAATATAGGCAAGGGTGGCAATATTAGCCGCCTTTGTATAGGCAATGCTGGTTACTTCCACCACACCAAAAATACCACCAATAGCAGATAGGGTTAGCGCTATAATTAATACTGGCAAATCAAAAATGGCGGCGCGGCCGCGCTTAGTGCTGCGCTGAATGATTTTAGGTTCACTAGAGGTTTGTAAGAAAAACGCTAATGAGCCAATAATTAATAGGCCAATAGCTGCAATAATCCCCGCTTCAGGAAATAAAAAGGCTGCTAAATTCATAACTAAGACTGGCCCAATCATAAAAATCATTTCATCCACCAATGACTCAAAGGCAAAAGCCGAGCGCAATAGCGGTTGTCCACCAAATATGCGTGACCAACGCGCGCGCGCAAAAGCACCAAAGCTTGGCATGGCACCTGCAAAAATTGCGGCGATGAATAAAATGAAGTCTGGCCAATGGAAATGGGCAGCAAAGGCAATGGTGCTAAGAGCCAGCGCACAGATAAGACTTGCCGGCAAGCC comes from Bartonella sp. HY038 and encodes:
- a CDS encoding MFS transporter, giving the protein MANPYREIFKPKGTFSFSLAAIVARFPIAMITISIVAMIAASHDNFKLPSLIATTYIGASALIGPQISRLADKYGQLKVGLPASLICALALSTIAFAAHFHWPDFILFIAAIFAGAMPSFGAFARARWSRIFGGQPLLRSAFAFESLVDEMIFMIGPVLVMNLAAFLFPEAGIIAAIGLLIIGSLAFFLQTSSEPKIIQRSTKRGRAAIFDLPVLIIALTLSAIGGIFGVVEVTSIAYTKAANIATLAYIPVTAYALGSFTTGILYGSLNITIPLHRQLLFMSGVIMVTAIPFFFVNNLWVLTAICLLAGAACSPTIIICMGLLEGLADKQKFTESMTWAITGMSVGAAIGIAVAGFAIDRFDAVNTFRFALAFAVFSFAIAVLFRKQLIAKTSMHEVESQNESQSQ
- the ahcY gene encoding adenosylhomocysteinase — its product is MAANQDYVIRDIGLADFGRKELDIAETEMPGLMACREEFGASQPLRGARISGSLHMTIQTAVLIETLKALGAELRWASCNIFSTQDHAAAAIAAGGTPVFAVKGESLEEYWTYTDAIFQWSDGEPSNMILDDGGDATAYILLGARAEAGEDVLSKPESEEEEVMFAQIKKRLAASPNFFSRQRAAIKGVTEETTTGVNRLYHLEKKGLLPFPAINVNDSVTKSKFDNKYGCKESLVDGIRRGTDVMMAGKTAVVCGYGDVGKGSAASLSGAGARVKVTEVDPICALQAAMDGYEVVTLEDAAPTADIIVTTTGNKDVVRIEHMRALKDMCIVGNIGHFDNEIQVAALRNLKWTNIKPQVDMITFPDGKRILLLSEGRLLNLGNATGHPSFVMSASFTNQTLAQIELFTKGHEYDNKVYVLPKHLDEKVARLHLDRLGVKLSTLSQEQADYIGVSPKGPYKPEHYRY